The following proteins come from a genomic window of Orenia metallireducens:
- the lgt gene encoding prolipoprotein diacylglyceryl transferase, whose product MNSSYLNPVAFRLGPLEVHWYGIIMASAVLIGLIIASNEAKRKNINPDLILDLVIWAIPFAIIGARLYYVIFEWDYYRYHPSQIIKIWQGGIAIHGALIGSVIAAIIFTKKHKITFWKVADITASSLILGQAIGRWGNFMNQEAHGGSVSRSFLESLHLPKWIIEQMNINGTYYHPTFLYESIWNLIIFSFLFFFWKRQDFLKDGEVFLTYISLYSIGRFFIEGMRTDSLMFGSLRMAQFISILIILGSVAISYYRRVLKKS is encoded by the coding sequence ATGAATTCTAGCTATCTTAATCCAGTCGCTTTTAGACTAGGTCCTTTAGAAGTTCATTGGTATGGAATCATTATGGCATCTGCCGTATTGATAGGTTTGATTATAGCTAGCAATGAAGCTAAAAGAAAAAATATAAATCCTGATTTGATTTTAGATTTGGTAATTTGGGCTATTCCCTTTGCAATTATCGGAGCTCGTCTTTATTATGTTATCTTTGAATGGGATTATTATAGATATCATCCTTCTCAAATAATTAAAATCTGGCAAGGTGGTATAGCTATACATGGTGCTTTAATTGGATCTGTTATTGCTGCAATAATATTTACTAAAAAACATAAAATAACTTTTTGGAAAGTAGCAGATATCACTGCTTCTAGTTTAATCTTAGGACAAGCAATTGGAAGATGGGGCAATTTTATGAATCAAGAAGCTCATGGAGGTTCTGTGAGTAGATCATTTCTAGAGTCATTACATCTACCAAAATGGATCATAGAGCAGATGAATATTAATGGTACTTATTATCACCCTACTTTCTTATATGAGTCCATCTGGAATTTAATTATCTTCTCATTCTTATTCTTCTTTTGGAAGAGACAAGACTTCTTAAAGGATGGCGAAGTCTTCTTAACTTATATTAGTCTATATTCAATTGGAAGATTCTTTATTGAAGGAATGAGAACTGATAGCTTAATGTTTGGTTCTTTAAGGATGGCACAATTTATTAGCATTTTAATTATTTTAGGTTCTGTTGCTATTAGTTATTATAGACGGGTTTTAAAGAAAAGTTAG